AGGTGAAACTCGACTATCGCCCGGTTCACCAGGATCTGATCGCAGACGGCATCGACATCAAGAAGATCGCGCCCAAGGCACGTGTCTACTGATCGAGAGGAAATAGGAAATGGTTGAATTCACGCTTCCCAAGAACTCGAAGATCAAGACGGGCAAGACCTGGCCGAAGCCTGAGGGCGCTGCCAATCTGCGCGAGTTCAAGATCTATCGCTGGAATCCGGATACCGGCGAGAATCCGTCGGTCGATACCTATTTCATCGATCTCGACGATTGCGGGCCGATGGTTCTCGATGCGCTTTTATACATCAAGAACAACATCGACCCGACGCTGACGCTGCGTCGCTCCTGTCGCGAGGGCATTTGCGGCTCCTGCGCGATGAATATCGACGGCACCAACACGCTTGCCTGCACCAAGGGCATGGACGAGATCAAAGGCGCGGTGAAGATCTATCCCTTGCCGCACATGCCGGTGGTGAAGGACCTCGTGCCGGATCTCAACAATTTCTACGCCCAGCACCGCTCTATCGAGCCTTGGCTGCAGACCGTCTCCCCGCCGCCGGCGAAGGAATGGAAGCAGAGCCATGAGGACCGCGTGAAGCTCGACGGTCTTTACGAGTGCATTCTCTGCGCCTGCTGCTCGACCTCGTGCCCGTCCTACTGGTGGAACGGCGACCGTTATCTTGGCCCGGCCGTGCTGCTGCAGGCCTATCGCTGGCTGATCGACAGCCGCGATGAGGCAACCGGCGAGCGTCTCGATAATCTGGAAGACCCCTTCCGGCTTTATCGCTGCCACACCATCATGAACTGCACCCAGGCCTGTCCGAAGGGGCTGAACCCCGCGAAAGCCATCGCCGGCATCAAGAAAATGCTGGTCGAGCGGGCGGTTTGAGTCTGTTGGAACGGGACAAGCGGCCGGTCTTTTCGGGTCGGCCTCTTGCAGGGCCATGAAAACGCACGATATGATTGCTGGCATTGACGAGTGGCTGAGCATGAGCGGGAGTTTCGAATAAATGGTTCAAAAGGTTCTGATCGCAACGGCGATTGCCTCGGTCCTGGCGCTGAGCGCCTGCCAGCGGACCAGCTATAATTATTCCCAGCCGGTGGCGCCCCAGCCGCAGCCTCTCACGCCTGCGCCGGCGGGTCAGGTGCAGAGCAGCAATCTGCCACCGCCCGGCGGCGCGCAACAGGGCACTTACAATTCCGGAACCTATCAGGCCGGCCAGTCTCAGGTTGATACAGCGACGGCGGGCAATACGGGCCAGTTCCCGGCAGCGCCCGGCGCGCCGACGGGCAATGGCGGCATGGGCAATGTCGCCGCACCGGCCGGCGCCATGGCGCTTTCCAATGCCGGGCTCGTCGGCAGCTGGAAGGCCAATGAGGGCGGCGTCCAGTGCGACATGTTCCTGACGCTGACCAATCTCGGCGAGGGCCTGCGCGGCGGAACGCGCGGCTGCACCGGCGGGCTTTCGACGATGAAATCCTGGGGCATCAACGGCGATCAGCTCGTTCTCAATGACGCCAATGGCTATGCAATCGCCCGGCTCTACAAGACCGCTGAGAGTCGCCTCGAAGGCACGAGCAGCTCCGGCCAGCAGGTCGTCCTGAGCCGCTAGCTCCGGCAATATGACAAGGGCTCGCTCAGGCGGGCCCTTTTTTGTTGGGCATTTGTCAGATAGAGCCGTATCAGGCTCCCTCGCCGCGCTGCCCGCGGCATGTTCATCTCTGTTCCGGAATTTTTCATGGCCGTAACCACGACCGTCACCCGACGACTTGAGACAATGACCGAAAAGGGCCAGCTCAAGGCCGATCCCGCGCAGCTGGCCGTCGCCGGTGAGCTTGACCGTGTTCTGGAAGGGCTCTCGTCCGTCAAACCGGCGGAAAAGGGCGGGCGGCTGATTTCGCGCCTTTTCGGCCTTTCGCGCCAGAAGGGCGGGCCGCTGGTGGAGGGGCTCTACATTTACGGCAGCGTCGGGCGCGGCAAGACGATGCTGATGGACATGTTCTTCGAGGCGGCGCCGATTGCCGACAAGCGGCGCGCCCATTTCCACGCCTTCATGGCCGATGTTCAGGAGCGGATCAATATCCACCGCCGTAAGCTGAAGGCGGGCGAGGTGAAGGAAGCCGATCCGATCGGTCCGGTCGCCGACCAGATCATCGGCGAAAGCCGTTTGCTCTGCTTCGACGAGTTCACCGTCACCGATATTGCCGATGCGATGATCCTGTCGCGGCTCTTCTCCGCCCTGTTCGAGCGCGGCTGCATTCTCGTGGCGACCTCGAATGTCGCGCCCGATGATCTCTACAAGGACGGCCTCAATCGCGGCCTGTTCCTGCCTTTCATCAAGATCCTCAAGCAGAATGTCACGGTAACGACACTCGATTCGGATACCGATTACCGCATGGAGAAGTTCGAGGGGCGGCCGGTCTATCTGACGCCGCTTGACGACGAGACGCGGCGGAAAATGGACGAAACCTGGAATGTGGCGACGCGCGGGGCCGAAACGGGGCCGGACGAGATTGCGTTGCGCGGGCGCGTGCTGCATGTGCCAAATGCAGGCGGCGCCTTTGCCCGCTTCACCTTCGACGACCTGTGCCGGAAGCCGCTGGGGGCGGCGGACTATATGGCGATCACCGACCGCTTCTCGACCGTCTTCATCGATGACGTGCCGAAGCTTTCCGCCGATCAGCGCAATGAAATCAAGCGCTTCATCATTCTGGTCGATACGCTTTACGACCGGACGATCCGCACGGTGATCTCGGCGGAAGCCATGCCGGAGGAACTTCTGGTTGATCGCAAGGGGCGGGAAGGGTTCGAATTCGAGCGCACGGCCTCGCGGCTTTTCGAGATGCGCAGCACGGATTATCTCGCAGCGCACAAGGAAAAATGGGCGAAATAAGGGCGTCTTTCTGCATTTATTTGACGTAAACGTAAAATAAAACATATATAACCGATTGAAAATATTGGTCTCGTAAAAACCGGTTGAAAAATTCCCCGTTTGTCGATATCCCAACCCCGTCATGGGCACGGTTTTGACCATCGTCCAGAAATGAGTTTTCAGAGGATACATTCATGGCGCGCAATAAAATCGCATTGATCGGTTCGGGCATGATCGGGGGAACGCTCGCGCATCTGGCGGGGCTGAAGGAGCTGGGCGATGTCGTCCTGTTCGATATCGCTGATGGCCTGCCGCAGGGCAAGGCGCTCGATATCGCGGAATCCTCGCCGGTCGATGGATTTGACGCGAAGCTTTCCGGCGCTTCGGACTATTCGGCAATCGAAGGCGCGGACGTCTGCATCGTCACCGCCGGCGTGCCGCGCAAGCCGGGCATGAGCCGCGACGACCTTCTCGGCATCAATCTGAAGGTGATGGAAGCCGTCGGCGCGGGCATCAAGCAGTATGCGCCCAACGCCTTCGTCATCTGCATCACCAACCCGCTGGACGCCATGGTCTGGGCGCTGCAGAAGTTCTCCGGTCTTCCGGCGGAAAAGGTCGTCGGCATGGCCGGCGTGCTGGACTCGGCGCGCTTCCGCTACTTCCTCGCCGAAGAATTCAACGTCTCCGTTGAAGACGTCACCGCCTTCGTTCTCGGCGGCCATGGCGATACCATGGTGCCGGTCGCGCAGTATTCGACCGTCGCCGGCATTCCGCTGCCCGATCTGGTCAAGATGGGCTGGACCACCCAGGAAAAGCTCGACGCGATCATCACCCGCACCCGTGGCGGCGGCGGCGAGATCGTTGCTCTCCTGAAGAACGGCTCGGCCTATTACGCGCCGGCTGCCTCCGCCATCGCCATGGCCGAGAGCTACCTGAAGGACAAGAAGCGCGTCATGCCTGCCGCTGCCCACCTCACCGGCCAGTACGGCGTTGACGGCATGTATGTCGGCGTGCCGATCGTCATCGGTGAAGGCGGCGTCGAGCGCATCGTCGAAATCGAGCTTACGGGCGAGGACAAGGCGGGCTTCGACAAGTCGGTGGACGCCGTCAAGGGTCTCTGCAACGCCTGCAAGGAAATCGCACCCGCTCTGAAATAAGCCGCTTTCTCTAAAAGGACGGATATCCGCATGAATATTCATGAATACCAGGCCAAGGCTCTGCTGAAGGGCTATGGCGCGCCGGTCGCCGATGGCGTTGCCATCCTGAGCGCCGATGAGGTCGAGGCCGCTGTCGGCAAGCTTCCCGGTCCGCTTTATGTGGTCAAGAGCCAGATCCACGCCGGCGGCCGCGGCAAGGGCAAGTT
This window of the Martelella lutilitoris genome carries:
- a CDS encoding succinate dehydrogenase iron-sulfur subunit; amino-acid sequence: MVEFTLPKNSKIKTGKTWPKPEGAANLREFKIYRWNPDTGENPSVDTYFIDLDDCGPMVLDALLYIKNNIDPTLTLRRSCREGICGSCAMNIDGTNTLACTKGMDEIKGAVKIYPLPHMPVVKDLVPDLNNFYAQHRSIEPWLQTVSPPPAKEWKQSHEDRVKLDGLYECILCACCSTSCPSYWWNGDRYLGPAVLLQAYRWLIDSRDEATGERLDNLEDPFRLYRCHTIMNCTQACPKGLNPAKAIAGIKKMLVERAV
- a CDS encoding AprI/Inh family metalloprotease inhibitor, whose product is MVQKVLIATAIASVLALSACQRTSYNYSQPVAPQPQPLTPAPAGQVQSSNLPPPGGAQQGTYNSGTYQAGQSQVDTATAGNTGQFPAAPGAPTGNGGMGNVAAPAGAMALSNAGLVGSWKANEGGVQCDMFLTLTNLGEGLRGGTRGCTGGLSTMKSWGINGDQLVLNDANGYAIARLYKTAESRLEGTSSSGQQVVLSR
- the zapE gene encoding cell division protein ZapE encodes the protein MAVTTTVTRRLETMTEKGQLKADPAQLAVAGELDRVLEGLSSVKPAEKGGRLISRLFGLSRQKGGPLVEGLYIYGSVGRGKTMLMDMFFEAAPIADKRRAHFHAFMADVQERINIHRRKLKAGEVKEADPIGPVADQIIGESRLLCFDEFTVTDIADAMILSRLFSALFERGCILVATSNVAPDDLYKDGLNRGLFLPFIKILKQNVTVTTLDSDTDYRMEKFEGRPVYLTPLDDETRRKMDETWNVATRGAETGPDEIALRGRVLHVPNAGGAFARFTFDDLCRKPLGAADYMAITDRFSTVFIDDVPKLSADQRNEIKRFIILVDTLYDRTIRTVISAEAMPEELLVDRKGREGFEFERTASRLFEMRSTDYLAAHKEKWAK
- the mdh gene encoding malate dehydrogenase — protein: MARNKIALIGSGMIGGTLAHLAGLKELGDVVLFDIADGLPQGKALDIAESSPVDGFDAKLSGASDYSAIEGADVCIVTAGVPRKPGMSRDDLLGINLKVMEAVGAGIKQYAPNAFVICITNPLDAMVWALQKFSGLPAEKVVGMAGVLDSARFRYFLAEEFNVSVEDVTAFVLGGHGDTMVPVAQYSTVAGIPLPDLVKMGWTTQEKLDAIITRTRGGGGEIVALLKNGSAYYAPAASAIAMAESYLKDKKRVMPAAAHLTGQYGVDGMYVGVPIVIGEGGVERIVEIELTGEDKAGFDKSVDAVKGLCNACKEIAPALK